A portion of the Moorena sp. SIOASIH genome contains these proteins:
- a CDS encoding methyltransferase domain-containing protein — MEATLTQHPSVKQTVVVAKEDNSGAQGLVAYIVPLVESNITSNPELSNTQINSWQNLFNQQIDEQKSEVTDPLFNISGWSSSYDNQSLPERQMRIWAGDIVAQVLAHKPKKVCEIGCGTGLLLFQIAPHTQAYYGIDISRISLEYIQQQILQEPEKYAQVNLAQKRADEIGDLSAQNFDVVILNSVIQYFPNVEYLLQAISEAIQIVKPGGIILLGDVRCLPLMKAFHSSVQLYQATPSLSRQQLKEKIDIKMEQERELLVSPELFVALQEKHPEITHVQIRLQRGTEHNELNKYRYSVLLHIEAQPGTVITPTVESGGALSVQQIETYLRDIGPESICFSGLVNGRVANDVELVEWLSQPESKQNVQQLRQFLQEKRVNGIDPERLHQLSSDNGYSLELCWSAQGGPELMDGVFVRSELAKEGIVLTPLTQKSVVASNWHNYGNNPLSSQFRKELIPELREYLQSRLPEYMVPSGLMVLSQLPLTPNGKVDRKALPVTDMASSVSTEYVAPQTQTQKALAEIWAEVLGIEKVGIHDNFFDLGGHSLMATQVVSRVQQAFGNELTLQGLFESPTIAGIAKNIEVLRQLPQDKTTLISETEEYERFVL, encoded by the coding sequence ATAGAAGCAACCTTAACTCAACATCCCAGTGTCAAACAAACAGTAGTAGTAGCCAAGGAAGATAACTCAGGTGCTCAAGGTCTAGTAGCATATATAGTACCATTAGTTGAAAGCAATATCACATCAAACCCAGAACTATCAAACACTCAAATCAACAGTTGGCAAAACCTATTTAATCAACAAATTGATGAACAGAAGAGTGAAGTAACCGACCCATTATTCAACATCTCAGGTTGGAGTAGCAGTTACGACAACCAATCCTTACCAGAAAGGCAAATGCGAATCTGGGCAGGGGATATTGTAGCTCAAGTATTAGCACATAAACCGAAAAAAGTATGTGAAATAGGTTGTGGAACCGGGTTGCTACTATTTCAAATCGCCCCCCACACACAAGCCTATTATGGCATAGATATATCTAGGATTTCCCTAGAGTATATCCAACAACAAATACTCCAAGAACCAGAGAAATATGCTCAGGTCAATCTAGCACAGAAAAGAGCAGATGAGATCGGTGACCTATCAGCTCAAAACTTCGATGTGGTGATTCTCAACTCGGTAATTCAATATTTTCCGAATGTAGAGTATTTGTTACAAGCAATATCTGAGGCAATTCAGATAGTCAAACCAGGAGGAATCATTCTCCTGGGAGATGTCCGGTGTTTACCATTAATGAAAGCCTTTCACAGTTCAGTGCAACTCTATCAAGCAACTCCCTCACTGTCACGACAACAACTCAAAGAAAAGATAGATATAAAAATGGAGCAGGAGAGAGAGTTGTTAGTCTCACCAGAGTTGTTTGTAGCTCTCCAAGAAAAACATCCAGAAATAACTCATGTACAAATCCGTTTACAGAGGGGAACAGAACACAATGAACTGAATAAATATCGCTATAGCGTACTGTTGCATATAGAGGCACAACCAGGAACAGTAATAACACCGACTGTAGAAAGTGGAGGGGCTCTGAGTGTTCAACAGATAGAAACTTATCTGCGAGACATTGGGCCAGAATCAATTTGCTTTAGTGGTTTAGTCAATGGCAGAGTAGCTAATGATGTAGAGTTGGTAGAGTGGCTATCACAGCCAGAATCAAAACAGAATGTACAGCAGTTGAGGCAGTTTTTACAGGAGAAGCGAGTCAATGGCATCGACCCAGAGAGGCTACATCAACTGAGTTCGGATAATGGGTATTCTCTAGAGTTGTGTTGGTCTGCTCAGGGAGGTCCGGAATTGATGGATGGGGTATTTGTGCGCAGTGAGTTAGCCAAAGAAGGGATAGTGTTAACACCACTAACTCAAAAATCGGTGGTAGCAAGTAATTGGCATAATTATGGGAATAATCCCTTGAGTTCCCAGTTCAGAAAGGAACTGATACCAGAGTTGAGAGAGTATCTACAGTCGCGGTTGCCAGAGTATATGGTGCCATCGGGGTTGATGGTGTTGTCGCAACTGCCTCTGACTCCCAATGGCAAAGTAGACCGTAAAGCTTTGCCTGTAACGGATATGGCTAGTAGTGTGTCAACGGAGTATGTAGCTCCACAGACACAGACACAGAAGGCATTAGCAGAGATTTGGGCAGAAGTGTTGGGAATAGAAAAGGTGGGAATACATGATAACTTCTTTGATTTAGGTGGTCATTCTTTGATGGCAACTCAGGTTGTTTCTCGGGTGCAACAGGCTTTTGGGAATGAACTGACTTTACAGGGTTTATTTGAGTCACCAACTATTGCTGGCATAGCTAAAAATATTGAAGTGCTGCGTCAGCTACCCCAAGATAAGACTACGTTAATTTCAGAAACAGAAGAATATGAGAGATTTGTGTTATGA